From one Lotus japonicus ecotype B-129 chromosome 3, LjGifu_v1.2 genomic stretch:
- the LOC130743394 gene encoding uncharacterized protein LOC130743394 — translation MANSWLEKIVLCFCFLLVLVVPLTCAGRATLSSAAAGGGGSSCSSSSSQKLDVQKHLKNLNRPPVKSIKSPDGDIIDCVHLSHQPAFDHPDLKSHKIQMRPNFHPEGVTFGESKISSNSKPLTQLWQKNGRCPEGTIPIRRTRKDDVLRASSIQQFGKKKQRSVPQPKPAKPLPDILSQSGHQHAIAYVEGDKYYGAKATINVWEPKIQQPNEFSLSQIWILAGAFGQDLNSIEAGWQVSPDLYGDNNTRLFTYWTSDAYQATGCYNLLCSGFIQINNDIALGASISPLSNYGSSQYDISILVWKDPNEGNWWMQFGNQHVLGYWPAPLFSYLTDSASMIEWGGEVVNSESDGQHTSTQMGSGHFPEEGFGKASYFKNIQIVDGNNKFRAPKDLGTYTEQNGCYNVKTGNAGDWGNYFYYGGPGRNPNCP, via the exons ATGGCGAATAGTTGGCTGGAGAAGATTGTGCTCTGCTTTTGTTTCTTGTTGGTTTTGGTGGTGCCTTTGACTTGTGCTGGCAGAGCCACCCTGAGCTCCGCCGCCGCTGGCGGCGGTGGAAGTAGTTGTAGTAGTAGTTCAAGTCAGAAGCTGGATGTTCAGAAGCACTTGAAGAACTTGAACAGGCCTCCAGTGAAGTCCATCaag agtCCTGATGGAGATATTATCGACTGTGTCCATCTCTCACACCAACCAGCTTTTGATCATCCTGATCTCAAAAGTCACAAGATTCAG ATGAGGCCAAATTTCCACCCAGAAGGGGTTACTTTTGGagaaagcaaaatatcttcaaaTTCCAAGCCTTTAACTCAGCTATGGCAGAAAAATGGGAGGTGCCCAGAAGGAACAATTCCTATCAGAAGAACCAGGAAAGATGATGTATTGAGAGCAAGCTCAATTCAGCAATTTGGAAAGAAAAAGCAAAGGAGTGTCCCTCAGCCAAAACCTGCAAAACCTCTACCTGACATACTTAGTCAGAGTGGGCACCAG CATGCAATAGCATATGTGGAGGGAGATAAATACTATGGAGCCAAGGCAACCATAAACGTTTGGGAGCCAAAAATTCAACAACCCAATGAATTCAGCTTGTCTCAAATTTGGATTCTGGCTGGTGCATTTGGTCAAGATCTCAACAGCATTGAAGCTGGTTGGCAG GTCAGTCCAGATTTGTATGGAGACAATAACACTCGACTCTTCACTTATTGGACA AGTGATGCATATCAAGCCACTGGTTGTTATAATCTTCTTTGTTCTGGCTTTATTCAAATTAACAATGATATAGCACTGGGAGCAAGCATCTCTCCACTTTCTAACTATGGATCTTCCCAATATGATATAAGCATCCTGGTCTGGAAG GACCCAAATGAGGGCAATTGGTGGATGCAATTTGGGAATCAGCATGTTCTAGGGTACTGGCCAGCTCCTCTATTCTCGTACCTCACTGACAGTGCCTCAATGATTGAATGGGGAGGAGAAGTTGTGAACTCTGAATCTGATGGACAACACACCTCAACTCAAATGGGTAGTGGCCATTTCCCTGAGGAAGGTTTTGGCAAAGCTAGTTACTTCAAGAACATTCAAATAGTTGATGGTAACAACAAGTTTAGAGCTCCCAAGGATCTTGGCACTTACACTGAGCAAAATGGTTGCTATAATGTTAAAACTGGGAATGCAGGGGATTGGGGTAACTACTTCTATTATGGTGGTCCTGGTAGAAACCCCAATTGCCCTTAA